The Aureispira anguillae genome contains a region encoding:
- a CDS encoding T9SS type A sorting domain-containing protein, giving the protein MKPIHIFLVALFIIASSTSTTAQNYAGDFGWVGTNTNTSSTTVTACGTQNFIQLSSSPATHTLNGTSARLPITTSDTTSAITIRLRFSQPVCNLRIKVNDLDYGSATTPAAETMTTSPMFASIAPSISPAGPLFNNVGGTLTPPVGVNNTLGWVEFGPTPISSVTLTYNRITGYHAFLDSLTYDCCRNCICDDKHIQLAGTSSIPNSGITSATVSISSSGVPISRLNVSIPYYKSLADTECIKCDPANISMYGKITNLPTIAGVTPTFTGPTASGSAEIVYEFSTPTVIAHSITLNLRFPPTLALKCCPNKVNYCIKLGLIDKDCKICEKLLCLNNISSTGLGVTPKKATSTIIEDNAKARLDGVPSPSAKLLITPNPAMSTLTVTLPNEKEANLDILDLNGKNIQSQKVSSTTVSLNISTLSQGTYILKYTSGSTIINEKFVKK; this is encoded by the coding sequence ATGAAACCAATTCACATTTTCTTGGTTGCTCTATTCATTATAGCATCAAGTACTTCTACAACTGCTCAAAATTATGCTGGTGACTTTGGGTGGGTAGGAACAAACACCAATACCAGTAGCACAACCGTTACGGCCTGTGGAACTCAGAATTTTATTCAACTCTCTTCTAGTCCAGCCACTCACACATTAAATGGAACAAGTGCTAGGCTTCCAATTACCACAAGTGATACAACATCCGCTATTACCATTAGGCTTCGATTTTCGCAACCTGTCTGTAATTTAAGGATAAAAGTAAACGATTTAGATTATGGTTCTGCTACTACGCCTGCTGCTGAGACAATGACCACTAGCCCGATGTTTGCGAGTATTGCGCCTTCTATTAGCCCAGCAGGTCCCCTATTCAACAATGTTGGAGGAACCTTGACACCTCCTGTTGGTGTTAACAACACCTTGGGCTGGGTAGAATTTGGTCCAACTCCTATCAGTTCTGTGACCTTAACCTACAACAGAATAACAGGCTACCATGCGTTTTTAGATTCTCTAACTTACGATTGCTGCAGAAACTGTATTTGTGATGACAAGCACATTCAGTTAGCTGGAACTTCTAGCATTCCAAACTCAGGGATAACTTCTGCAACGGTTAGCATTAGTTCTTCAGGGGTTCCTATTTCAAGACTAAATGTATCCATTCCTTACTATAAATCTTTAGCGGATACAGAATGTATCAAGTGTGACCCTGCTAATATTTCTATGTATGGTAAAATCACTAACTTACCTACTATTGCAGGGGTAACACCGACATTTACGGGACCAACTGCTAGTGGCTCTGCGGAGATCGTCTACGAATTTAGTACACCAACGGTTATTGCTCACAGTATTACATTAAACCTAAGATTCCCTCCAACCTTAGCGCTTAAGTGTTGTCCAAATAAGGTTAACTACTGCATTAAATTAGGATTAATCGATAAGGATTGTAAAATCTGTGAAAAGCTATTGTGCTTAAATAACATCAGTTCTACAGGATTAGGTGTCACGCCTAAAAAAGCAACTTCTACCATCATTGAAGATAATGCAAAAGCGAGATTAGATGGTGTACCGAGCCCTTCTGCGAAACTATTAATTACCCCAAATCCTGCCATGTCTACCTTAACCGTAACCCTTCCTAATGAAAAGGAAGCGAATCTAGATATTTTAGACCTAAATGGGAAAAATATACAATCCCAAAAGGTGTCTTCAACTACTGTAAGTTTAAATATTTCTACCCTAAGTCAAGGTACTTATATTTTAAAATACACCTCAGGATCAACTATTATCAATGAAAAATTTGTCAAAAAATAG
- the recD2 gene encoding SF1B family DNA helicase RecD2, translating to MEKIEGSLEHIIYRNEENGYTVGKLLEKETARVITIVGSMMGIQIGETLVCEGNWRNDKRFGKQFVVTLFNVNIPSTTRGIEQYLSSGSVAGIGEVFAKRIVDHFGENTLEIFDIAPHRLLEVEGIGKKKLERIQSSWIKQKDIRQVMIFLQNYGISPAYAQRIFKVYGQESIEKVKDNPYRLSTEIDGIGFKKSDAIAQKMGIEIDADSRIASGIEYSLEQMAKMGHSCYPLEELVKEAAMLLGVAYESVNKAIHALAEKGRILLQLLNNASGIPQTFVWSKIHYDYEKDIAAEIFRLQLFDDVFVHSDWEEAIEQSSKKYGITLAVEQEKAVEKSLEEKIHIITGGPGTGKSTITKVVLDICLASTSSILLAAPTGRAAKRLSEITKREASTIHSLLTFDFVSHYFRKNKYDQLDCEVIIIDEASMIDAFLMSALLKAIPSNCKVILVGDVDQLPSVGAGNVLNDLILSKRVPVTRLKEIFRQAINSQIVLNAHRINQGIFPTITTDKSSDFFFITERQPERIIQHVLGLIDRRLPKAYQFHKLRDIQLLCPMNKGKIGSIEFNRVLQLSLNPKKKNEETGVGPRKLVEGDKVIQIRNNYDKGVSNGDIGYIKKISEVDKLLIVEFEGKDIEYEFSELLELDLAYAVSVHKYQGSESPCIIMPIHESYNRLLFRNLLYTGITRGKQLVILVGTKEAVSAAIRNNKAHKRYTGLVAKLEQEGKGLPVIQIVPMLGTENYSKWVEDNFGTSAEKLL from the coding sequence ATGGAAAAAATAGAGGGAAGCTTAGAACATATTATTTATAGAAATGAAGAAAATGGGTATACAGTAGGCAAATTGTTGGAGAAAGAAACGGCAAGGGTTATAACTATTGTAGGGAGCATGATGGGCATTCAAATCGGTGAAACGCTTGTTTGTGAGGGAAATTGGCGCAATGATAAACGTTTTGGTAAGCAATTTGTAGTCACACTTTTTAATGTAAATATTCCTTCTACTACTAGAGGCATTGAACAATATTTGTCCTCTGGTTCTGTAGCGGGAATTGGAGAAGTTTTTGCCAAAAGAATTGTCGATCATTTTGGTGAAAATACCTTAGAAATTTTTGACATTGCCCCACATCGCTTATTGGAGGTAGAGGGAATTGGCAAAAAGAAATTGGAGCGAATTCAATCTTCTTGGATCAAACAAAAAGACATCCGTCAGGTGATGATTTTTCTTCAAAATTATGGTATTTCCCCTGCTTATGCGCAGCGCATTTTTAAAGTGTATGGGCAAGAAAGTATTGAAAAAGTAAAGGACAATCCTTATCGCCTTTCTACTGAAATAGACGGAATTGGATTCAAAAAATCAGATGCTATTGCCCAGAAAATGGGAATTGAAATTGATGCCGATAGTCGCATCGCTTCTGGAATAGAATACAGCTTGGAGCAAATGGCAAAAATGGGGCATAGTTGTTATCCGTTAGAGGAACTCGTAAAGGAGGCGGCTATGTTATTGGGCGTTGCTTATGAATCCGTTAACAAAGCGATTCACGCTTTAGCCGAAAAAGGAAGAATTTTACTCCAACTACTAAACAATGCCAGTGGAATACCTCAAACATTTGTTTGGTCCAAGATACACTATGATTACGAAAAGGACATTGCTGCTGAAATATTCCGATTACAGTTGTTTGATGATGTTTTTGTCCATTCCGATTGGGAAGAAGCAATTGAACAATCGAGCAAAAAATATGGCATCACACTAGCCGTAGAACAAGAAAAAGCAGTAGAAAAGAGCCTAGAGGAAAAAATCCATATCATTACAGGGGGACCAGGAACGGGAAAGAGTACCATTACCAAAGTGGTTTTAGACATTTGTTTGGCGTCTACTTCTTCTATCTTGTTGGCGGCACCAACGGGACGAGCAGCGAAGCGATTGAGCGAAATTACTAAACGGGAAGCTTCTACCATACACAGCTTACTGACCTTTGATTTTGTAAGCCATTATTTTCGAAAAAATAAATACGATCAACTAGACTGTGAGGTGATTATTATTGATGAGGCTAGTATGATCGATGCCTTTTTGATGAGTGCCCTCTTAAAAGCAATTCCTAGCAATTGTAAGGTGATTTTGGTGGGAGATGTAGACCAGTTGCCTAGTGTTGGTGCGGGAAATGTATTAAATGATTTGATATTGAGTAAGCGGGTGCCTGTGACTCGATTGAAGGAAATTTTTAGACAGGCAATTAACTCACAAATTGTATTAAATGCTCACAGAATTAATCAAGGCATTTTTCCAACCATAACCACCGACAAAAGCAGTGATTTTTTCTTTATTACAGAACGACAACCCGAACGAATTATTCAGCATGTTTTGGGATTGATTGATCGTCGTTTGCCAAAAGCTTACCAATTTCATAAATTAAGAGATATTCAATTGCTATGCCCTATGAATAAAGGAAAAATTGGGAGCATAGAATTTAATAGAGTTCTACAATTGAGTCTGAACCCAAAGAAAAAAAATGAGGAAACAGGGGTGGGACCCCGTAAATTGGTAGAGGGCGACAAAGTAATACAAATTAGAAATAATTATGACAAAGGGGTTTCAAATGGTGATATAGGCTACATCAAAAAAATATCGGAAGTAGATAAGTTGTTGATTGTAGAGTTTGAGGGGAAGGACATTGAGTATGAATTTTCTGAATTGTTGGAATTGGACTTAGCCTATGCGGTATCGGTACATAAGTATCAAGGGAGTGAGAGCCCTTGTATTATAATGCCTATACACGAATCGTATAATCGGCTCTTATTTAGAAATTTATTGTATACAGGGATCACAAGGGGCAAACAATTGGTGATTTTGGTAGGAACCAAAGAGGCTGTTAGTGCTGCAATTCGCAACAACAAAGCTCATAAGCGTTATACGGGCTTAGTGGCTAAGTTGGAGCAAGAGGGAAAGGGCTTACCTGTGATACAAATTGTACCTATGTTGGGAACAGAAAACTATTCCAAATGGGTGGAAGATAACTTTGGAACTTCGGCAGAGAAGCTGCTATAA
- a CDS encoding SH3 domain-containing protein, whose protein sequence is MKTRTLFLFILWIPVLLLGQEEAIDYAEGRDTYHQFENGQVAYLLADRVNIRDKASTEGAIIANLGIGTAVTIVRRSSYLLRLNGFETNWYKVLFEDQGIEKKGYVWGGLIAEGRVQSTKDKTIHFLYGIASYKKQSNETYPKYRLKLQVRACRANQELAKLEFETSGFLEIFHGFGNYGDRGLKKIQDVLEFNESQERCAGFNGNTVIFWDGNVLHKVVTLYPGSDVPYYATDDLIFPADKGGVAGQIIRDQQEGWYDIDKEKDIVESHKKVAYIWTGSSLKQTKVLADKSTD, encoded by the coding sequence ATGAAAACAAGAACGTTATTTTTATTTATTTTATGGATACCCGTTCTTCTTTTGGGACAAGAGGAGGCGATTGATTATGCAGAAGGAAGAGATACTTACCATCAATTTGAAAATGGACAGGTTGCTTATTTGTTGGCAGATCGAGTCAATATAAGGGATAAAGCTTCTACGGAAGGAGCTATTATTGCTAACTTGGGTATAGGAACAGCGGTAACTATTGTGAGGCGATCCAGTTATTTACTTCGATTAAATGGCTTTGAGACCAATTGGTATAAGGTCTTGTTTGAAGATCAGGGCATTGAAAAAAAAGGCTATGTTTGGGGTGGCTTGATTGCGGAAGGAAGGGTTCAATCGACTAAAGATAAAACGATACATTTTTTGTATGGCATCGCATCTTACAAAAAACAAAGCAATGAAACTTATCCCAAGTATCGGTTGAAGTTACAAGTTCGAGCTTGTCGGGCGAACCAAGAACTAGCAAAGCTAGAATTCGAAACGTCAGGTTTTTTAGAAATTTTCCATGGTTTTGGAAATTATGGAGATAGAGGCTTGAAAAAAATACAAGATGTACTCGAATTTAACGAAAGCCAAGAAAGGTGTGCAGGGTTTAATGGTAATACCGTAATTTTTTGGGATGGAAATGTTTTACACAAAGTAGTCACGCTTTATCCTGGTAGTGATGTCCCTTATTATGCAACGGATGATTTGATTTTTCCTGCTGATAAAGGTGGCGTTGCGGGGCAAATTATTAGAGACCAGCAGGAAGGTTGGTACGATATCGACAAGGAAAAAGACATTGTAGAAAGCCATAAAAAGGTAGCATATATTTGGACGGGGAGTAGCTTAAAACAAACTAAGGTTTTAGCGGACAAAAGCACAGATTAG
- a CDS encoding T9SS type A sorting domain-containing protein has protein sequence MKSIQIFLAALFLMAASISVNAQGYANSFGWVATNSNSSSTGAAACGIQNVIELTSNPSTHSLSGTSALFPSSTGTDPTTTVTITLNFLHPVCNLKLKVNDLDYGPTSTPPTETMTTSPMFTSISPSISPAGPMFNNVAGTLTPPFGVNNTLGWVEFGPTPLTTVTLTYNRTVGYGIFLDSILYDCCDNCICDNKDLKLIGASSSIPSSGATSVDVNVNSAGVPLSKLNVSIPYYESSANSECIKCDPANISKYGKITNLPIIAGVTPTFTGPSTSGSAEIVYEFPVPTVVNQTISLDLQFPPTLELTCCPNSVDYCVKLGLIDKECKICEKLLCLPAGAAGSSSGSSSTSKKATSTVDQDNAKARLDGELEPSNQLQITPNPATSTLNVRLPNNAEASLEVLDLNGKNIQSKTVSTTSVSLNISTLSQGTYILKYTSGNTVINEKFVKK, from the coding sequence ATGAAATCAATTCAAATCTTTTTGGCTGCTCTATTTCTAATGGCAGCAAGTATTTCTGTAAATGCCCAAGGTTATGCCAATAGTTTTGGCTGGGTAGCCACCAATAGCAACAGCAGTAGCACAGGAGCGGCTGCCTGTGGTATTCAAAATGTTATTGAGTTAACTTCTAACCCATCTACGCATTCTCTCTCTGGGACGAGTGCCCTTTTTCCATCTAGTACGGGTACTGATCCAACAACAACCGTTACGATTACCCTTAATTTTTTACACCCTGTCTGTAACCTAAAGCTAAAGGTAAATGACTTGGATTATGGTCCAACCTCTACCCCTCCTACGGAAACAATGACAACTAGCCCTATGTTTACAAGCATATCCCCCTCTATTAGCCCCGCAGGTCCAATGTTTAATAACGTAGCTGGAACATTGACACCTCCCTTCGGAGTTAACAACACCTTGGGCTGGGTAGAATTTGGTCCAACCCCTTTAACCACAGTAACCCTAACTTATAACAGAACGGTTGGTTATGGTATTTTCTTGGATTCGATCTTATACGATTGCTGTGACAATTGTATTTGTGACAACAAAGATCTCAAACTAATTGGAGCTAGTTCTTCAATTCCCAGTTCAGGGGCTACCTCTGTTGATGTTAATGTAAACTCGGCAGGTGTTCCACTTTCAAAACTAAATGTATCCATCCCTTATTACGAGTCATCAGCGAATTCTGAATGCATCAAATGTGATCCTGCTAATATTTCTAAGTATGGAAAAATCACCAACTTGCCTATAATCGCAGGAGTAACACCAACATTTACAGGACCAAGCACTAGTGGTTCCGCAGAGATTGTCTATGAATTCCCTGTACCAACAGTTGTCAATCAAACGATTTCCTTAGATTTACAATTCCCTCCTACCTTAGAATTGACTTGTTGCCCCAATAGTGTGGATTATTGTGTTAAATTAGGATTAATTGACAAGGAATGTAAAATCTGTGAAAAATTATTGTGTTTGCCAGCAGGTGCCGCAGGCTCTAGCTCTGGATCAAGTAGCACTTCTAAGAAAGCAACTTCGACAGTGGATCAAGACAATGCAAAAGCAAGATTAGATGGAGAGCTAGAACCGTCAAATCAATTGCAAATTACTCCAAATCCCGCTACCTCAACTTTAAATGTGCGTTTACCAAACAATGCTGAGGCCAGCCTAGAAGTTTTAGACCTTAATGGTAAAAATATTCAGTCTAAAACGGTTTCGACTACTTCTGTTAGTTTAAATATTTCTACCCTAAGTCAAGGTACTTATATTTTGAAATATACTTCGGGAAACACCGTCATCAATGAAAAGTTTGTAAAAAAATAA